Below is a genomic region from Glaciihabitans sp. INWT7.
AGATCGCGCGCCCCGTGGTGCGCTTCTGGAAGACGGCCTGGGCGAGCACATAGAGCGCCGGCCCGCCGAACAGCATGATGCTGGCCGCAAGCGAGGGTTCGCCATCCGGATGCGCGATGCTCAGTTCGTCCCCGACGGCGGCCAGCACCAGCCCGGCGAGCATGACCGCGATGGCGTAGATCGCGTTCCGGCCGATCTTCGCTTCGTCATCCGTCTCCTCGAGCACGTCGAGAGCCTCTTCCTCCGAGCGCACGAAATAGCTCCACCAGATCGCTGCCGTGCCGGTTATCGCCACGAGCAGCGCGACCAGTCGGATCGGGGTGAGGGGCTCTTGCGTGAACACGCCCGCCGAGGTCAGGACCGTCTCCCCGAGCGCGATCAGGAAGAAGAGCCGACACCGCTCGAGAAGGTACTCCCCGGCGAACTCGTAGTTGCGGGTCTCCGTGCGCCGGCGGATTCCGGGATGGGACAACAGGGTGGCGATGACATCCACCAACGCCGCGATCCCCCAGAGGATGAGCCGGGGCGGCCCTTCGACGAGAGCGCCGATGATCCAGAACGGCGCCGTGATCACGGTCCATCCGAGCATCCGGAAGAAATGGTCCTGCATGATCGAGTCGACGCCGGCGAACACGACGAAGATGCTCCGTGACACCTGGCAGGCGAGATAGATGCCGACGAACAGACCGCCCCGGTCGCCGAAGGCATCATCGATGGTGGTGTTCATGAGCAGTCCGAGAAAAAGAGTGCCAATCACGAAGGCGCGTACCGGCAGGCGTGACGTGTCGAGCAGGCTTCCCGCCCAGCTGGTGAAGGCCCAGACCGCGAAGATGCCCACGAGCAGGATGCCCGTCTCCGCTGCGCCCTTCCAGTCCAGGTGGGTGAGCAGGTGATGCGAGAGCTGTCCCACCGCGAAGATGTAGACGAGGTCGTAGAAGAGTTCGAGGGGGGACACCGCCTGGGACTGGTCGTCGGTTCGCCCGACTCCCATCGTCGGCAGTCGAGAAATCACCCTGTGGTCCATCGGCAAACTCCGCTCAAAAAGTTTTGCGATTCGGCGTGACGAATCGGTGTCGACCTGCGTCTCCTCTATGAATACATCGAAATGGCCCGAATGCCACCCGCGTTCCGGGCTTTCACATCTAGAGGAGACATAACCATGGCCAACACGACAAGCCCCCAGAGCATCTCGACCCCCTCGGTCACGACTACCGCCACGAGCACGGGCAAGACCGTCATCAACGACGCCGTCATCGCCAAGGTCGCCGGCATCGCGGCCCGCGACGTCAGCGGTGTCTACGGACTCGGCGGCGGAGCGGCTCGTGCCCTCGGCGCCATCCGAGAGGCCATGAACAACACCGACCTCACCCAGGGGGTCAAGGTAGAGGTGGGCGAGACCCAGGTCGCCGTCGACGTGAGCATCGTGGCCGAGTACCCGGTGCCGCTGCAGACCGTTGCGACCGGTGTGCGCTCCGCCGTCATCAGCGCGATCGAGACACTCGTCGGCATGGAGGTCACCGAGGTCAACGTGACCGTCAACGACGTGCACCTCCCCTCCGATGACGCTGACGACCAGGTCGAGGCACGAGTCCTGTGACCTCGACCAAGACCGGCATTCTGATCGGAGCGGTGCTCGCACTCACCTGGGCGATCGTCGGCTTCTGGGCGTTCTTCTTCGTCGCCGTCGCTATGGCGATCGGCGCCATCGTCGGCCGCGTCGTCGACGGACGCCTCGATCTCAGCAGCCTCGTCGATGTCTTCCGAGGGGGGCGTTCCTCGTCATGACGACAGTGGAGACCGCTGATCGCGCCCGTGGACGCACCAGTGTCAGCGCGCGCGCCCTCGGTCGGGTCGCCTCTGCGGTGAGCGCCGCGGCGCTGGGAGTGGATGCCGCGAATGTGGGCGTCGATCTATCCGACGAGCGCGGCGAGCTCGTGTTGACCGTGCGCAGCGCCATCCGCTCCGTCTCCCTCGACCGGGTGACCACCAACCCTGAAGTGGTCTCGCGCATCGGAGGCAGCATCCTCGAGCGCGCCTCTCGCGCCCAGGGACAGATCCGTTCGCGAGTCAACGACCTCACCGGCTATCGCGTCGCGCGCGTGGTCGTGCGGTTGCAGAGTGCCGACATCCGGCAGGAAGACAGGGTTCGATGAGCAACCAGAGCAGTCTCTATCGCCGCATCACCCGGCGAGAGACCCATTCACCGCGCTCGACCATCGCCATCGCGCTTGCCGCGATCGTGATCGTGGCCTGTGTGCTCGTCGGCACCGAGATCGTGCTCGCCCTCGCCTCTCAACCGCCGCTGCTTGCCAGCCCGCGTTCCGCCGCGGACTTCCTCGTCGACGTTCCCGGCTACCCCGCGGCGACGGTGATCGGGGTGGGCGCGATCGTCGCTTTCCTCGGGCTCGCGCTCGTGATTTCGGCTCTCGCACCGGGCCGCACCGCGCGGCACGTGGTCGCGACCGAGCGCACGGCCGCAATCGTCGATAACGAGGTGATCGCCTCCGCACTCGCCCGGCACGCCGCCCGCGCCGGCAACGTCGATCCCGACAGCGTGCGCGTGAGCGTCTCGCACCGGGAGGCGGTGGTGCGGCTGACTCCGACCTCCGGGCTGCCCGTCGACCGGGCATCCGTCATCGCCGCTGTCGACGAACAGTTGCACGGGTACACGCTGCGGCGCAGTATCCGCTCGAAGATCATCGTCGCCGAATCCGGAAAGGTCGGAGCATGAACAACACCAATCGCGCGCTCAACCGTGGGGTCATCACGCTGGTCGGCCTGCTGCTGCTCGCCGTCGGCGGCGCGGCCATCGCGGTGGGCAGCATCCCGAGCGTGAGCGGCGCCTGGAAGGATCTCGCTCCCGGAATCCGCACGAACCTCACGTCCTTCTTCGCCTCCGCCCCGCTCACGGGCACGGGCATCGACTGGTGGTGGATCGCCGTGCTGGCAGCGCTCGCCGTGGTCGTGATCCTGTTGCTGGTCTTCATCTTCCGGCAGGGGCACGGTCATACGGGCCGCTTCGTCGATGATGCGGCGACCGCGGAGGGGTCGACGATCGTGGACTCGAAGGTCGCCGAGCAGCTCGTGCAGGACGCGCTCGACGGGCACCCGGAGCTCGTCTCCTCGCACGTCTCCACCTACCGGGTGCGTCGCAGGCCGGTGCTCAAGGTTTCGGTCACCGCCCGCCGGGGGGTGTCGCCGAAAGACATCGTGGACACCGTGGAAACGGCACTGGACTCGCTCGAGACCCTGCTCGGCCATCCCGTGCTCGCATCGGTGCAGGTGAGCGGAGGATTTCGCGCCCGACTCAGTTCGACCACGCGCCTCCAGTAGCGCGTCGCGCCGCCGGCATTGACGTCAAGCCAGGACTGACGTCAAGCCGGCGGTGCGGCAGCGCCGGCGTCTTTTGGCTGACAGGGTCCTCTGACCAGCAGCGACAGAACTCCGACCAGCAGAACCACCGCCAGGAAGATGGATGCGAGGTGCAGGCGGAGGGGGCTGCCGAGATACATCGTGAGGCCCACGGCGATCAGGGCCAGCGTCATCACGGCCAGTGCGATCCGGTGCTGGCGCCGAAGGCCGATGAGCAACAGTACGGCGGGCACGACGTAGAGCGCGATGCTGGCGGCACCCATTCCGTTCACCGCGTCGACGAGGGGCCGCACGGCAGGCATCCCGCTGAAGACCTGGCGGAAGAACATCGCGGTGCAGTGAAACGTGAGGCCGACGATGCCGAGGCCGAGGAACGCCACCTCTGTGGCGCTGACGCGCACGCCGGCCCGGGCAAGCGGCACCTGGGGGAGCACGAACCGGGCCACCACGATGAGCGCGCAGACCACCGCGAGGCTGATCGAGAATCCCGCGGTCAAGGTCGGCGATCCCCGCGCGAACGCGCCTCGACGAACGCTGTCTCGATCTCCATCGAAGAAGTCTCCCGCACCGGACTGGGGGAATGCTTGCGAACTCGAAACCCCGGCCGGGAATCGTGCCGGTCGAATCGGCTGGTATAGTCGTCAGGTTGGGTTTTGCGCCCAGCGCACGCGCCCGTAGCTCAGCGGATAGAGCAATTGACTACGGATCAATAGGTCGGGGGTTCAAATCCCTCCGGGCGCACAGAAAATAACGGGCCTGACCTGCGTTTCTTGTGAAATGGGGTCTGGCCCGTTTCTGTTTCTGCGCACATTCTGCCCACACTTCGGAGAGTATGGATCCAGGTCTTGGCCAAAAATCGATCTGATCGACTCTTTTGACCCCAGGGTTTGCGTGGGTCTCGGCTCAGCCAACCACGTTGACCAATTGACCTTTCATCAACAGGCCGGACCACACGATAGAGATGACTCGACCGTGGATCCCCTTGCTCGATCGACTACCTGTGCACAAGGGAGGAGGGCGCCGCGCTGACTTGGGTGGGTAGGGAGCCCTATGGTGATGCGTTGAATTCTACGGCAGGGCCTTCCGTTCGGGAGCTAGAAGTGCCATTGTTTAGGGACAAGCGCGAAAGCGCTCCGGCGGTGGGGCTCACCGGAACCAACCTCGGCGAATTGTCGACAACAGTCCCTATCTCAGCACTTCTGTGCGCTTAGAGATAGGAGCCCCCGTGACCGCCGCACGCGAAGCCTCGCCTACCTTCGGACCTCTGGTCGTGGGGGTTGCAGCCGGGCAGTCCGATGTCGTCGTCGAGCAGGCACGGGCCTTGGCTACTCGACTGGGCACCCAGCTCATCTGCGCCTGGGTTGACGCCGGTCGGTACGTGATCGACGAACTGCGCGACGGGAACGTTCGTTCGATGCCGATGGACCCGGATATGGGCGACGAAAGGCACGCCGGTGTCCCGGCCAATCTCCTGGCGCAACTCTCAAGACTGCTCGGCCCGGAGGGTGATAGCTGGAGCACTCGAGAGCTCGCCGGCGATCCTGCACGGGCTCTCGGACGCCTCGCCGAGGTGGTCGATGCGTCGATGATCGTGGTCGGCACCCGCCGCGCAGGCATGACCGGATCGGTTCAGGAGATGTTCAACGGCTCCGTCGCCGTTCATCTGGCGCACCGTCAACATCGGCCCGTCGTCGTCATTCCGCTGGATCCCATTCCGTTCGAACGCCCATTGCCGTGGGAAGACACATGAGCAGGGAGGAAGGATGCGGGGGAAGTAGGGGCGCTTTGCTGCTCGTTCGTCGCGGCCAGAGTGCGGCGAACGCGGCTGGAGCTTTCCACTGATCATGCGGCAGTCCCGTGACGAGGGTGACTGATCCGTAACCCCAGACCGCTCGCAGTCCACACGAAGGGTCCACGTCCTTCGAACTGCGAGCTAGAGAGGGAAACACCCACCGAGACGGGTGTTTCCCCCTCGTTTCAGTCATATCTCGCGCGTGTCCCCCACCTGCCACGGATGCCTCACAGGGCTCGGCGACGGTAGCGCATCGCGGAGATCACCACGGAGGCCGCGAGGGCGGCAGCGCAGAGGAGGGACGCGGTCGGCCAGAGGATAGCCAGGTTGTGCGAGATCAGCCGAGTGAGCTGTGCTCCATGGATGAATCCCAGCTGTGACGCGAGCGCGGCGCCCCCGACGAGGAGGGTGGCGGGGATGAAGGTCATGAGCCGGGCGCGGGTGAAGCCGACGCTGAAGAAGAACGGCAGCTGCACAGCGAGGCCCACGGCGAAGATCAGCAATGACACGACATTCACCACGCCGAGCAACCAGAAGTCGACAGCCTCGCCGCTCGTGATTTGCACGAAGACGGCGGACGTGGTTGCAAGCACTGCGACCACCAGGTAGACCACGATGAGGGCGAGATAGCGCCCGACGACGACGTTCTGCCTGCTCATCGGCAGCGTCGCGTACAGGGTGTCGAGCCGTCCACGCTCGTCAGCGGCGAACGGATTCGACGCGAGCAGGCTCATCACGATCGCAGCCGCACCGATACCGACGGCGGGCCAGGGTGCTGCCGCCGGAGCCACCAGCACCAGGAACAGGGCCGGGGCGACCCGTTTCACGGGGGTCACGAAGTTGAGCATGTCGAAAAGGACGAACTTGGCGATCATGAGTGGACCTCCTGCTGGGTCGAGCCGTTCCGGGCGATATGAACGATGACGTCGTCGGTGCTGGCAGCGTCGATGACTGTGGACGGGCCGAAGAGCGGCGTTGCTTCTGCCCGGATGAGGCCGTCGAATCGATTGCCGGTGTGCCGAAGACCAAGAACACTGCCGAGTGCCTCGGCCGTGAGCGTCTCTGTCCCATGC
It encodes:
- a CDS encoding low temperature requirement protein A, with amino-acid sequence MDHRVISRLPTMGVGRTDDQSQAVSPLELFYDLVYIFAVGQLSHHLLTHLDWKGAAETGILLVGIFAVWAFTSWAGSLLDTSRLPVRAFVIGTLFLGLLMNTTIDDAFGDRGGLFVGIYLACQVSRSIFVVFAGVDSIMQDHFFRMLGWTVITAPFWIIGALVEGPPRLILWGIAALVDVIATLLSHPGIRRRTETRNYEFAGEYLLERCRLFFLIALGETVLTSAGVFTQEPLTPIRLVALLVAITGTAAIWWSYFVRSEEEALDVLEETDDEAKIGRNAIYAIAVMLAGLVLAAVGDELSIAHPDGEPSLAASIMLFGGPALYVLAQAVFQKRTTGRAISSRPIALVAFAAGGVASLWLPTLLAASLATAIMIGVAAHDSVIEAREKAAR
- a CDS encoding Asp23/Gls24 family envelope stress response protein, whose translation is MANTTSPQSISTPSVTTTATSTGKTVINDAVIAKVAGIAARDVSGVYGLGGGAARALGAIREAMNNTDLTQGVKVEVGETQVAVDVSIVAEYPVPLQTVATGVRSAVISAIETLVGMEVTEVNVTVNDVHLPSDDADDQVEARVL
- a CDS encoding DUF2273 domain-containing protein, whose translation is MTSTKTGILIGAVLALTWAIVGFWAFFFVAVAMAIGAIVGRVVDGRLDLSSLVDVFRGGRSSS
- a CDS encoding DUF6286 domain-containing protein, giving the protein MSNQSSLYRRITRRETHSPRSTIAIALAAIVIVACVLVGTEIVLALASQPPLLASPRSAADFLVDVPGYPAATVIGVGAIVAFLGLALVISALAPGRTARHVVATERTAAIVDNEVIASALARHAARAGNVDPDSVRVSVSHREAVVRLTPTSGLPVDRASVIAAVDEQLHGYTLRRSIRSKIIVAESGKVGA
- a CDS encoding universal stress protein, with amino-acid sequence MTAAREASPTFGPLVVGVAAGQSDVVVEQARALATRLGTQLICAWVDAGRYVIDELRDGNVRSMPMDPDMGDERHAGVPANLLAQLSRLLGPEGDSWSTRELAGDPARALGRLAEVVDASMIVVGTRRAGMTGSVQEMFNGSVAVHLAHRQHRPVVVIPLDPIPFERPLPWEDT
- a CDS encoding ABC-2 transporter permease, with amino-acid sequence MIAKFVLFDMLNFVTPVKRVAPALFLVLVAPAAAPWPAVGIGAAAIVMSLLASNPFAADERGRLDTLYATLPMSRQNVVVGRYLALIVVYLVVAVLATTSAVFVQITSGEAVDFWLLGVVNVVSLLIFAVGLAVQLPFFFSVGFTRARLMTFIPATLLVGGAALASQLGFIHGAQLTRLISHNLAILWPTASLLCAAALAASVVISAMRYRRRAL